A part of Capsicum annuum cultivar UCD-10X-F1 chromosome 6, UCD10Xv1.1, whole genome shotgun sequence genomic DNA contains:
- the LOC107874575 gene encoding probable indole-3-pyruvate monooxygenase YUCCA9 codes for MFTFSSEQDLISRRCVWVNGPVIVGAGPSGLAVGACLREQGVPFVVIERSDCIASLWQKRTYDRLKLHLPKKFCQLPKLPFPNHYPEYPTKRQFIEYLELYAKHFDIKPQFNECVQSAKYDETCSVWRVKTGSPNGSEVEYICQWLVVATGENAERVVPDIEGLKDFGGEVIHACDYKSGGKYHGKKVVVVGCGNSGMEVSLDLSNHGAQPSMVCRSSVHVLPREIFGKSTFELAMFMMKWLPIWLVDKILLVLAWFILGNIENYGLKRPSLGPLELKNKQGKTPVLDIGALEKIRSGQVKVVPGIKKFSCGTVELVTGEKLEIDSVVLATGYCSNVPYWLQESEFFSKNGFPKTPFPNNWKGNSGLYAIGFTKRGLAGASADAIKIAQDIGKVYKEDLKQKKQKVPTHRRCISTF; via the exons atgtttaCCTTTTCGTCAGAACAAGATTTAATTTCCCGTAGATGTGTTTGGGTAAATGGCCCCGTGATCGTTGGTGCCGGTCCATCAGGGCTAGCAGTAGGAGCTTGTTTAAGAGAACAAGGAGTTCCGTTTGTCGTTATAGAAAGATCTGACTGCATTGCATCATTATGGCAAAAGCGAACTTACGATCGTTTAAAGCTCCACCTACCCAAAAAGTTCTGCCAATTACCAAAACTCCCATTTCCAAATCACTACCCTGAGTATCCAACAAAGAGACAATTCATAGAATACCTGGAACTGTATGCCAAACACTTTGACATTAAACCGCAGTTCAACGAGTGTGTTCAGTCAGCTAAATACGACGAAACTTGCAGTGTTTGGAGGGTGAAAACTGGTTCACCAAACGGCTCTGAAGTCGAGTACATTTGCCAGTGGCTTGTCGTAGCCACGGGCGAAAATGCTGAGAGAGTTGTCCCTGATATTGAAGGATTGAAAGATTTTGGAGGTGAAGTGATTCATGCTTGTGATTATAAGTCAGGGGGAAAATATCATGGAaagaaagttgttgttgttggatgTGGAAATTCTGGTATGGAAGTTTCTCTtgatctttcaaatcatggtgcTCAACCATCAATGGTTTGTCGTAGCTCG GTACATGTTTTGCCAAGAGAAATTTTTGGGAAATCAACATTTGAGCTAGCTATGTTTATGATGAAATGGTTGCCTATATGGCTAGTTGACAAGATTCTACTTGTTCTTGCATGGTTTATATTGGGAAACATTGAGAATTATGGACTAAAAAGGCCATCACTAGGACCATTGGAACTCAAGAACAAACAAGGGAAAACACCAGTTCTTGATATTGGTGCCTTGGAAAAAATTAGATCTGGACAAGTTAAGGTTGTCCCAGGAATCAAGAAGTTTTCATGTGGCACCGTTGAACTTGTCACGGGTGAAAAACTAGAAATTGATTCTGTTGTTCTTGCTACTGGTTACTGCAGCAATGTTCCTTACTGGCTACAG GAAAGTGAATTTTTCTCCAAGAATGGCTTTCCAAAAACACCATTTCCAAATAATTGGAAAGGAAACTCAGGCCTATATGCAATTGGATTTACAAAAAGAGGGCTAGCTGGTGCTTCTGCTGATGCTATAAAAATTGCACAAGATATTGGCAAAGTATACAAAGAAGATCTCAAACAAAAAAAGCAAAAGGTTCCAACACATAGAAGATGCATCTCAACTTTTTAA